A region of Esox lucius isolate fEsoLuc1 chromosome 3, fEsoLuc1.pri, whole genome shotgun sequence DNA encodes the following proteins:
- the sgip1b gene encoding SH3-containing GRB2-like protein 3-interacting protein 1 isoform X1 gives MMEGLKKRTRKAFGLRKKEKDTDSTGSPDRDGGSTRKKKTNGAPNGYYGEIDWERYVAPDVDAEGFSLRPGEEGETAPRGKQHFFSSDSEDEDDKRRFKIKIKPLPSDTAKCAVPSVDELKASVGGLALSPSLRRSPRRSPGSMKRHLSYEEIARPRRSTPTPSPAPEMQSERGSQNRRASPAFFGPPPESTNEIYRYDSNRNDVVCLEADAWAVSTFPDSPLARGFPTGAPPPVPPKNISASSQADIPNGRIVPVPAPIYLNIQSPASYRGSPVPDLDDVFGPMESSRTNEDRASPRWVSFNSERPPPPDEPAPPPPPASPPPDSPLSSPPDSPCLSPDSPCLSPGPPPDEPPPSPPPFSSPPDSPISIISIPPPDEPVPPLPPDFLPPDTPLCVAVDPSLFLDDEMLEYSSSAPPLGYPCAPPSPAPPPLPAERTSRAGVPSPLVFLREGQQDFVASPLGVTPGFRSPPPPLPPLTYRSIVSSPGPGSGSSPSSPARPATPLSGGSPIPPPPPPRPSSRPKLPPGKPIGDLTRPFSPPVSGSPPPFAPLARAESSSSISSVTSLSAASTPTLGRELSISTAGCSRGPSPLTMGAQDTLPVAAAFTETINAYFKGADPSNRQSDPHQNKCNKCVVKITGEMVLSFPAGITRHFASHPSAPVLTFSISNYSRLEQVLPNPQLLCCDTTTSNVDTKEFWVNMPNLMCHLRRVADQKPQATYYNVDMIKYQVAAEGIQSTPLNLAVSWRGDANSTDLRIDYKYNTEAMAAPSPLHNIHFLVSVDGGVARVQNMIPTAHWNPEQQKILWKIQNLSQRSENGGVGALLGRFQLTEGPSRPSQLAVQFTSEGSTLSGCDIQLVRSGYRLSLVKKRFAAGKYLADN, from the exons CAGCTCCCAGAGGCAAGCAGCACTTCTTCTCCAGCGACTCGGAGGACGAGGACGACAAGAGGAGGTTCAAGATCAAGATCAAGCCGCTGCCCTCGGACACGGCCAAGTGCGCCGTCCCCTCCGTGGATGAACTGAAGGCTTCCGTCGGAGGCTTGGCCCTGTCTCCCTCACTG AGGAGAAGTCCG AGACGCAGCCCG GGCTCCATGAAGAGACATCTGTCCT ATGAGGAGATCGCCAGACCCAGACGCTCCACCCCGACGCCTAGCCCCGCCCCTGAGATGCAAAG TGAGAGAGGTTCCCAGAATCGCAGAGCGTCGCCAGCCTTCTTCGGCCCTCCTCCAGAGTCCACCAACGAGATATACCGATACGACAGTAACAGAAATGACG TGGTCTGTCTGGAGGCCGACGCGTGGGCTGTCTCAACGTTTCCCGATTCCCCGCTGGCCAGAGGCTTTCCCACAGGAG CTCCGCCTCCAGTGCCTCCCAAGAACATCTCAGCCTCCAGTCAAG CTGATATACCCAATGGAAGAATAGTTCCAGTCCCAGCCCCCATCTACCTGAACATCCAATCCCCAGCCTCATACAGAGGGTCCCCTGTGCCTGACCTGGACGATGTATTCGGTCCTATGGAATCCTCCCGGACCAATGAGGACAGAGCTTCGCCCCGATGGGTCAGCTTCAACAGCGAGAGACCGCCCCCACCCGACGAACCGGCCCCTCCTCCGCCCCCTGCCTCACCTCCTCCCGActcacccctctcctccccccctgactctccctgcctctcacCAGActccccctgcctctccccAGGCCCCCCTCCGGATGAGCCTCCTCCCTCCCCGCCGCCATTCTCCTCTCCCCCGGACTCGCCCATCTCCATCATCTCCATCCCCCCTCCGGACGAACCTGTGCCCCCTCTGCCCCCCGACTTCCTGCCCCCGGACACCCCCCTGTGCGTGGCCGTCGATCCTAGCCTGTTTCTGGACGATGAGATGCTGGAGTACTCCTCCTCCGCTCCGCCTCTGGGCTATCCCTGTGCACCTCCCAGTCCCGCGCCTCCCCCGCTGCCGGCGGAGCGCACCTCTCGAGCTGGGGTCCCTTCGCCTCTGGTGTTCCTGAGAGAGGGGCAGCAGGACTTCGTGGCCTCGCCCCTGGGCGTGACCCCGGGCTTCAGAAGCCCACCGCCCCCACTCCCCCCGCTCACCTACAGGTCTATAGTCTCATCTCCTGGACCCGGCTCAGGCAGCA GCCCCTCCTCTCCAGCTCGGCCCGCCACGCCCCTTTCAGGCGGCAGTCCgatccctccacctcctcctccaagACCCTCTTCTCGGCCCAAGCTGCCTCCTGGGAAACCAATAGGAGACCTG ACTCGACCCTTCAGCCCCCCAGTGTCCGGCAGCCCCCCTCCGTTTGCACCCCTGGCCCGGGCCGAAAGCTCCTCCTCTATCTCCTCCGTCACCTCACTGAGTGCAGcctccacccccaccctggGGAGGGAACTGAGCATATCCACCGCAG gatgCTCAAGAGGACCCAGCCCACTCACCATGGGAGCCCAGGACACTCTGCCTGTGGCGGCTGCCTTCACCGAGACCATCAACGCCTACTTTAAAGGAGCTGACCCCAGCAA CCGGCAAAGCGACCCTCATCAGAATAAATGCAACAA GTGCGTGGTGAAAATCACTGGGGAGATGGTGCTGTCTTTCCCAGCTGGCATCACCAGGCACTTTGCCAGTCACCCATCAGCCCCCGTGCTCACCTTCAGCATCAGCAATTACAGTCGCCTGGAGCAGGTCCTCCCCAACCCACAGCTGTTGTGCTG CGATACCACTACGTCCAATGTGGACACCAAGGAATTCTGGGTAAATATGCCAAACTTGATGTGCCACCTGAGAAGAGTAGCTGACCAGAAGCCTCAAGCGACATATTACAACGTGGACATGATCAAATATCAA GTGGCAGCCGAGGGGATCCAGTCAACTCCCCTAAACCTGGCGGTGAGTTGGCGTGGCGACGCCAACAGCACGGACCTCAGAATAGACTACAAGTACAACACAGAGGCCATGGCTGCGCCGTCACCCCTGCACAACATACACTTCCTGGTCTCTGTGGATGGAGGCGTGGCCAGAGTACAAAACATGATCCCTACTGCCCACTG GAACCCAGAGCAACAGAAGATTCTATGGAAGATACAAAACCTTTCCCAGAGGTCTGAAAATGGAG GAGTGGGAGCTCTGCTGGGCAGGTTCCAGTTAACGGAGGGCCCCAGTAGGCCGTCCCAGTTGGCAGTGCAGTTCACCAGTGAGGGCAGCACTCTGTCAGGCTGCGATATCCAGTTGGTGCGGAGCGGATACAGGCTCTCACTGGTCAAAAAGAGATTTGCAGCAG GGAAATATCTGGCGGACAATTAG
- the sgip1b gene encoding SH3-containing GRB2-like protein 3-interacting protein 1 isoform X2 has protein sequence MMEGLKKRTRKAFGLRKKEKDTDSTGSPDRDGGSTRKKKTNGAPNGYYGEIDWERYVAPDVDAEGFSLRPGEEGETAPRGKQHFFSSDSEDEDDKRRFKIKIKPLPSDTAKCAVPSVDELKASVGGLALSPSLRRSPRRSPGSMKRHLSYEEIARPRRSTPTPSPAPEMQSERGSQNRRASPAFFGPPPESTNEIYRYDSNRNDVVCLEADAWAVSTFPDSPLARGFPTGAPPPVPPKNISASSQADIPNGRIVPVPAPIYLNIQSPASYRGSPVPDLDDVFGPMESSRTNEDRASPRWVSFNSERPPPPDEPAPPPPPASPPPDSPLSSPPDSPCLSPDSPCLSPGPPPDEPPPSPPPFSSPPDSPISIISIPPPDEPVPPLPPDFLPPDTPLCVAVDPSLFLDDEMLEYSSSAPPLGYPCAPPSPAPPPLPAERTSRAGVPSPLVFLREGQQDFVASPLGVTPGFRSPPPPLPPLTYRSIVSSPGPGSGSSPSSPARPATPLSGGSPIPPPPPPRPSSRPKLPPGKPIGDLTRPFSPPVSGSPPPFAPLARAESSSSISSVTSLSAASTPTLGRELSISTAGCSRGPSPLTMGAQDTLPVAAAFTETINAYFKGADPSKCVVKITGEMVLSFPAGITRHFASHPSAPVLTFSISNYSRLEQVLPNPQLLCCDTTTSNVDTKEFWVNMPNLMCHLRRVADQKPQATYYNVDMIKYQVAAEGIQSTPLNLAVSWRGDANSTDLRIDYKYNTEAMAAPSPLHNIHFLVSVDGGVARVQNMIPTAHWNPEQQKILWKIQNLSQRSENGGVGALLGRFQLTEGPSRPSQLAVQFTSEGSTLSGCDIQLVRSGYRLSLVKKRFAAGKYLADN, from the exons CAGCTCCCAGAGGCAAGCAGCACTTCTTCTCCAGCGACTCGGAGGACGAGGACGACAAGAGGAGGTTCAAGATCAAGATCAAGCCGCTGCCCTCGGACACGGCCAAGTGCGCCGTCCCCTCCGTGGATGAACTGAAGGCTTCCGTCGGAGGCTTGGCCCTGTCTCCCTCACTG AGGAGAAGTCCG AGACGCAGCCCG GGCTCCATGAAGAGACATCTGTCCT ATGAGGAGATCGCCAGACCCAGACGCTCCACCCCGACGCCTAGCCCCGCCCCTGAGATGCAAAG TGAGAGAGGTTCCCAGAATCGCAGAGCGTCGCCAGCCTTCTTCGGCCCTCCTCCAGAGTCCACCAACGAGATATACCGATACGACAGTAACAGAAATGACG TGGTCTGTCTGGAGGCCGACGCGTGGGCTGTCTCAACGTTTCCCGATTCCCCGCTGGCCAGAGGCTTTCCCACAGGAG CTCCGCCTCCAGTGCCTCCCAAGAACATCTCAGCCTCCAGTCAAG CTGATATACCCAATGGAAGAATAGTTCCAGTCCCAGCCCCCATCTACCTGAACATCCAATCCCCAGCCTCATACAGAGGGTCCCCTGTGCCTGACCTGGACGATGTATTCGGTCCTATGGAATCCTCCCGGACCAATGAGGACAGAGCTTCGCCCCGATGGGTCAGCTTCAACAGCGAGAGACCGCCCCCACCCGACGAACCGGCCCCTCCTCCGCCCCCTGCCTCACCTCCTCCCGActcacccctctcctccccccctgactctccctgcctctcacCAGActccccctgcctctccccAGGCCCCCCTCCGGATGAGCCTCCTCCCTCCCCGCCGCCATTCTCCTCTCCCCCGGACTCGCCCATCTCCATCATCTCCATCCCCCCTCCGGACGAACCTGTGCCCCCTCTGCCCCCCGACTTCCTGCCCCCGGACACCCCCCTGTGCGTGGCCGTCGATCCTAGCCTGTTTCTGGACGATGAGATGCTGGAGTACTCCTCCTCCGCTCCGCCTCTGGGCTATCCCTGTGCACCTCCCAGTCCCGCGCCTCCCCCGCTGCCGGCGGAGCGCACCTCTCGAGCTGGGGTCCCTTCGCCTCTGGTGTTCCTGAGAGAGGGGCAGCAGGACTTCGTGGCCTCGCCCCTGGGCGTGACCCCGGGCTTCAGAAGCCCACCGCCCCCACTCCCCCCGCTCACCTACAGGTCTATAGTCTCATCTCCTGGACCCGGCTCAGGCAGCA GCCCCTCCTCTCCAGCTCGGCCCGCCACGCCCCTTTCAGGCGGCAGTCCgatccctccacctcctcctccaagACCCTCTTCTCGGCCCAAGCTGCCTCCTGGGAAACCAATAGGAGACCTG ACTCGACCCTTCAGCCCCCCAGTGTCCGGCAGCCCCCCTCCGTTTGCACCCCTGGCCCGGGCCGAAAGCTCCTCCTCTATCTCCTCCGTCACCTCACTGAGTGCAGcctccacccccaccctggGGAGGGAACTGAGCATATCCACCGCAG gatgCTCAAGAGGACCCAGCCCACTCACCATGGGAGCCCAGGACACTCTGCCTGTGGCGGCTGCCTTCACCGAGACCATCAACGCCTACTTTAAAGGAGCTGACCCCAGCAA GTGCGTGGTGAAAATCACTGGGGAGATGGTGCTGTCTTTCCCAGCTGGCATCACCAGGCACTTTGCCAGTCACCCATCAGCCCCCGTGCTCACCTTCAGCATCAGCAATTACAGTCGCCTGGAGCAGGTCCTCCCCAACCCACAGCTGTTGTGCTG CGATACCACTACGTCCAATGTGGACACCAAGGAATTCTGGGTAAATATGCCAAACTTGATGTGCCACCTGAGAAGAGTAGCTGACCAGAAGCCTCAAGCGACATATTACAACGTGGACATGATCAAATATCAA GTGGCAGCCGAGGGGATCCAGTCAACTCCCCTAAACCTGGCGGTGAGTTGGCGTGGCGACGCCAACAGCACGGACCTCAGAATAGACTACAAGTACAACACAGAGGCCATGGCTGCGCCGTCACCCCTGCACAACATACACTTCCTGGTCTCTGTGGATGGAGGCGTGGCCAGAGTACAAAACATGATCCCTACTGCCCACTG GAACCCAGAGCAACAGAAGATTCTATGGAAGATACAAAACCTTTCCCAGAGGTCTGAAAATGGAG GAGTGGGAGCTCTGCTGGGCAGGTTCCAGTTAACGGAGGGCCCCAGTAGGCCGTCCCAGTTGGCAGTGCAGTTCACCAGTGAGGGCAGCACTCTGTCAGGCTGCGATATCCAGTTGGTGCGGAGCGGATACAGGCTCTCACTGGTCAAAAAGAGATTTGCAGCAG GGAAATATCTGGCGGACAATTAG
- the sgip1b gene encoding SH3-containing GRB2-like protein 3-interacting protein 1 isoform X5 gives MMEGLKKRTRKAFGLRKKEKDTDSTGSPDRDGGSTRKVAPDVDAEGFSLRPGEEGETAPRGKQHFFSSDSEDEDDKRRFKIKIKPLPSDTAKCAVPSVDELKASVGGLALSPSLRRSPRRSPGSMKRHLSYEEIARPRRSTPTPSPAPEMQSERGSQNRRASPAFFGPPPESTNEIYRYDSNRNDVVCLEADAWAVSTFPDSPLARGFPTGAPPPVPPKNISASSQADIPNGRIVPVPAPIYLNIQSPASYRGSPVPDLDDVFGPMESSRTNEDRASPRWVSFNSERPPPPDEPAPPPPPASPPPDSPLSSPPDSPCLSPDSPCLSPGPPPDEPPPSPPPFSSPPDSPISIISIPPPDEPVPPLPPDFLPPDTPLCVAVDPSLFLDDEMLEYSSSAPPLGYPCAPPSPAPPPLPAERTSRAGVPSPLVFLREGQQDFVASPLGVTPGFRSPPPPLPPLTYRSIVSSPGPGSGSSPSSPARPATPLSGGSPIPPPPPPRPSSRPKLPPGKPIGDLTRPFSPPVSGSPPPFAPLARAESSSSISSVTSLSAASTPTLGRELSISTAGCSRGPSPLTMGAQDTLPVAAAFTETINAYFKGADPSKCVVKITGEMVLSFPAGITRHFASHPSAPVLTFSISNYSRLEQVLPNPQLLCCDTTTSNVDTKEFWVNMPNLMCHLRRVADQKPQATYYNVDMIKYQVAAEGIQSTPLNLAVSWRGDANSTDLRIDYKYNTEAMAAPSPLHNIHFLVSVDGGVARVQNMIPTAHWNPEQQKILWKIQNLSQRSENGGVGALLGRFQLTEGPSRPSQLAVQFTSEGSTLSGCDIQLVRSGYRLSLVKKRFAAGKYLADN, from the exons CAGCTCCCAGAGGCAAGCAGCACTTCTTCTCCAGCGACTCGGAGGACGAGGACGACAAGAGGAGGTTCAAGATCAAGATCAAGCCGCTGCCCTCGGACACGGCCAAGTGCGCCGTCCCCTCCGTGGATGAACTGAAGGCTTCCGTCGGAGGCTTGGCCCTGTCTCCCTCACTG AGGAGAAGTCCG AGACGCAGCCCG GGCTCCATGAAGAGACATCTGTCCT ATGAGGAGATCGCCAGACCCAGACGCTCCACCCCGACGCCTAGCCCCGCCCCTGAGATGCAAAG TGAGAGAGGTTCCCAGAATCGCAGAGCGTCGCCAGCCTTCTTCGGCCCTCCTCCAGAGTCCACCAACGAGATATACCGATACGACAGTAACAGAAATGACG TGGTCTGTCTGGAGGCCGACGCGTGGGCTGTCTCAACGTTTCCCGATTCCCCGCTGGCCAGAGGCTTTCCCACAGGAG CTCCGCCTCCAGTGCCTCCCAAGAACATCTCAGCCTCCAGTCAAG CTGATATACCCAATGGAAGAATAGTTCCAGTCCCAGCCCCCATCTACCTGAACATCCAATCCCCAGCCTCATACAGAGGGTCCCCTGTGCCTGACCTGGACGATGTATTCGGTCCTATGGAATCCTCCCGGACCAATGAGGACAGAGCTTCGCCCCGATGGGTCAGCTTCAACAGCGAGAGACCGCCCCCACCCGACGAACCGGCCCCTCCTCCGCCCCCTGCCTCACCTCCTCCCGActcacccctctcctccccccctgactctccctgcctctcacCAGActccccctgcctctccccAGGCCCCCCTCCGGATGAGCCTCCTCCCTCCCCGCCGCCATTCTCCTCTCCCCCGGACTCGCCCATCTCCATCATCTCCATCCCCCCTCCGGACGAACCTGTGCCCCCTCTGCCCCCCGACTTCCTGCCCCCGGACACCCCCCTGTGCGTGGCCGTCGATCCTAGCCTGTTTCTGGACGATGAGATGCTGGAGTACTCCTCCTCCGCTCCGCCTCTGGGCTATCCCTGTGCACCTCCCAGTCCCGCGCCTCCCCCGCTGCCGGCGGAGCGCACCTCTCGAGCTGGGGTCCCTTCGCCTCTGGTGTTCCTGAGAGAGGGGCAGCAGGACTTCGTGGCCTCGCCCCTGGGCGTGACCCCGGGCTTCAGAAGCCCACCGCCCCCACTCCCCCCGCTCACCTACAGGTCTATAGTCTCATCTCCTGGACCCGGCTCAGGCAGCA GCCCCTCCTCTCCAGCTCGGCCCGCCACGCCCCTTTCAGGCGGCAGTCCgatccctccacctcctcctccaagACCCTCTTCTCGGCCCAAGCTGCCTCCTGGGAAACCAATAGGAGACCTG ACTCGACCCTTCAGCCCCCCAGTGTCCGGCAGCCCCCCTCCGTTTGCACCCCTGGCCCGGGCCGAAAGCTCCTCCTCTATCTCCTCCGTCACCTCACTGAGTGCAGcctccacccccaccctggGGAGGGAACTGAGCATATCCACCGCAG gatgCTCAAGAGGACCCAGCCCACTCACCATGGGAGCCCAGGACACTCTGCCTGTGGCGGCTGCCTTCACCGAGACCATCAACGCCTACTTTAAAGGAGCTGACCCCAGCAA GTGCGTGGTGAAAATCACTGGGGAGATGGTGCTGTCTTTCCCAGCTGGCATCACCAGGCACTTTGCCAGTCACCCATCAGCCCCCGTGCTCACCTTCAGCATCAGCAATTACAGTCGCCTGGAGCAGGTCCTCCCCAACCCACAGCTGTTGTGCTG CGATACCACTACGTCCAATGTGGACACCAAGGAATTCTGGGTAAATATGCCAAACTTGATGTGCCACCTGAGAAGAGTAGCTGACCAGAAGCCTCAAGCGACATATTACAACGTGGACATGATCAAATATCAA GTGGCAGCCGAGGGGATCCAGTCAACTCCCCTAAACCTGGCGGTGAGTTGGCGTGGCGACGCCAACAGCACGGACCTCAGAATAGACTACAAGTACAACACAGAGGCCATGGCTGCGCCGTCACCCCTGCACAACATACACTTCCTGGTCTCTGTGGATGGAGGCGTGGCCAGAGTACAAAACATGATCCCTACTGCCCACTG GAACCCAGAGCAACAGAAGATTCTATGGAAGATACAAAACCTTTCCCAGAGGTCTGAAAATGGAG GAGTGGGAGCTCTGCTGGGCAGGTTCCAGTTAACGGAGGGCCCCAGTAGGCCGTCCCAGTTGGCAGTGCAGTTCACCAGTGAGGGCAGCACTCTGTCAGGCTGCGATATCCAGTTGGTGCGGAGCGGATACAGGCTCTCACTGGTCAAAAAGAGATTTGCAGCAG GGAAATATCTGGCGGACAATTAG
- the sgip1b gene encoding SH3-containing GRB2-like protein 3-interacting protein 1 isoform X3: MMEGLKKRTRKAFGLRKKEKDTDSTGSPDRDGGSTRKVAPDVDAEGFSLRPGEEGETAPRGKQHFFSSDSEDEDDKRRFKIKIKPLPSDTAKCAVPSVDELKASVGGLALSPSLRRSPRRSPGSMKRHLSYEEIARPRRSTPTPSPAPEMQSERGSQNRRASPAFFGPPPESTNEIYRYDSNRNDVVCLEADAWAVSTFPDSPLARGFPTGAPPPVPPKNISASSQADIPNGRIVPVPAPIYLNIQSPASYRGSPVPDLDDVFGPMESSRTNEDRASPRWVSFNSERPPPPDEPAPPPPPASPPPDSPLSSPPDSPCLSPDSPCLSPGPPPDEPPPSPPPFSSPPDSPISIISIPPPDEPVPPLPPDFLPPDTPLCVAVDPSLFLDDEMLEYSSSAPPLGYPCAPPSPAPPPLPAERTSRAGVPSPLVFLREGQQDFVASPLGVTPGFRSPPPPLPPLTYRSIVSSPGPGSGSSPSSPARPATPLSGGSPIPPPPPPRPSSRPKLPPGKPIGDLTRPFSPPVSGSPPPFAPLARAESSSSISSVTSLSAASTPTLGRELSISTAGCSRGPSPLTMGAQDTLPVAAAFTETINAYFKGADPSNRQSDPHQNKCNKCVVKITGEMVLSFPAGITRHFASHPSAPVLTFSISNYSRLEQVLPNPQLLCCDTTTSNVDTKEFWVNMPNLMCHLRRVADQKPQATYYNVDMIKYQVAAEGIQSTPLNLAVSWRGDANSTDLRIDYKYNTEAMAAPSPLHNIHFLVSVDGGVARVQNMIPTAHWNPEQQKILWKIQNLSQRSENGGVGALLGRFQLTEGPSRPSQLAVQFTSEGSTLSGCDIQLVRSGYRLSLVKKRFAAGKYLADN; encoded by the exons CAGCTCCCAGAGGCAAGCAGCACTTCTTCTCCAGCGACTCGGAGGACGAGGACGACAAGAGGAGGTTCAAGATCAAGATCAAGCCGCTGCCCTCGGACACGGCCAAGTGCGCCGTCCCCTCCGTGGATGAACTGAAGGCTTCCGTCGGAGGCTTGGCCCTGTCTCCCTCACTG AGGAGAAGTCCG AGACGCAGCCCG GGCTCCATGAAGAGACATCTGTCCT ATGAGGAGATCGCCAGACCCAGACGCTCCACCCCGACGCCTAGCCCCGCCCCTGAGATGCAAAG TGAGAGAGGTTCCCAGAATCGCAGAGCGTCGCCAGCCTTCTTCGGCCCTCCTCCAGAGTCCACCAACGAGATATACCGATACGACAGTAACAGAAATGACG TGGTCTGTCTGGAGGCCGACGCGTGGGCTGTCTCAACGTTTCCCGATTCCCCGCTGGCCAGAGGCTTTCCCACAGGAG CTCCGCCTCCAGTGCCTCCCAAGAACATCTCAGCCTCCAGTCAAG CTGATATACCCAATGGAAGAATAGTTCCAGTCCCAGCCCCCATCTACCTGAACATCCAATCCCCAGCCTCATACAGAGGGTCCCCTGTGCCTGACCTGGACGATGTATTCGGTCCTATGGAATCCTCCCGGACCAATGAGGACAGAGCTTCGCCCCGATGGGTCAGCTTCAACAGCGAGAGACCGCCCCCACCCGACGAACCGGCCCCTCCTCCGCCCCCTGCCTCACCTCCTCCCGActcacccctctcctccccccctgactctccctgcctctcacCAGActccccctgcctctccccAGGCCCCCCTCCGGATGAGCCTCCTCCCTCCCCGCCGCCATTCTCCTCTCCCCCGGACTCGCCCATCTCCATCATCTCCATCCCCCCTCCGGACGAACCTGTGCCCCCTCTGCCCCCCGACTTCCTGCCCCCGGACACCCCCCTGTGCGTGGCCGTCGATCCTAGCCTGTTTCTGGACGATGAGATGCTGGAGTACTCCTCCTCCGCTCCGCCTCTGGGCTATCCCTGTGCACCTCCCAGTCCCGCGCCTCCCCCGCTGCCGGCGGAGCGCACCTCTCGAGCTGGGGTCCCTTCGCCTCTGGTGTTCCTGAGAGAGGGGCAGCAGGACTTCGTGGCCTCGCCCCTGGGCGTGACCCCGGGCTTCAGAAGCCCACCGCCCCCACTCCCCCCGCTCACCTACAGGTCTATAGTCTCATCTCCTGGACCCGGCTCAGGCAGCA GCCCCTCCTCTCCAGCTCGGCCCGCCACGCCCCTTTCAGGCGGCAGTCCgatccctccacctcctcctccaagACCCTCTTCTCGGCCCAAGCTGCCTCCTGGGAAACCAATAGGAGACCTG ACTCGACCCTTCAGCCCCCCAGTGTCCGGCAGCCCCCCTCCGTTTGCACCCCTGGCCCGGGCCGAAAGCTCCTCCTCTATCTCCTCCGTCACCTCACTGAGTGCAGcctccacccccaccctggGGAGGGAACTGAGCATATCCACCGCAG gatgCTCAAGAGGACCCAGCCCACTCACCATGGGAGCCCAGGACACTCTGCCTGTGGCGGCTGCCTTCACCGAGACCATCAACGCCTACTTTAAAGGAGCTGACCCCAGCAA CCGGCAAAGCGACCCTCATCAGAATAAATGCAACAA GTGCGTGGTGAAAATCACTGGGGAGATGGTGCTGTCTTTCCCAGCTGGCATCACCAGGCACTTTGCCAGTCACCCATCAGCCCCCGTGCTCACCTTCAGCATCAGCAATTACAGTCGCCTGGAGCAGGTCCTCCCCAACCCACAGCTGTTGTGCTG CGATACCACTACGTCCAATGTGGACACCAAGGAATTCTGGGTAAATATGCCAAACTTGATGTGCCACCTGAGAAGAGTAGCTGACCAGAAGCCTCAAGCGACATATTACAACGTGGACATGATCAAATATCAA GTGGCAGCCGAGGGGATCCAGTCAACTCCCCTAAACCTGGCGGTGAGTTGGCGTGGCGACGCCAACAGCACGGACCTCAGAATAGACTACAAGTACAACACAGAGGCCATGGCTGCGCCGTCACCCCTGCACAACATACACTTCCTGGTCTCTGTGGATGGAGGCGTGGCCAGAGTACAAAACATGATCCCTACTGCCCACTG GAACCCAGAGCAACAGAAGATTCTATGGAAGATACAAAACCTTTCCCAGAGGTCTGAAAATGGAG GAGTGGGAGCTCTGCTGGGCAGGTTCCAGTTAACGGAGGGCCCCAGTAGGCCGTCCCAGTTGGCAGTGCAGTTCACCAGTGAGGGCAGCACTCTGTCAGGCTGCGATATCCAGTTGGTGCGGAGCGGATACAGGCTCTCACTGGTCAAAAAGAGATTTGCAGCAG GGAAATATCTGGCGGACAATTAG